One window from the genome of Dermacentor silvarum isolate Dsil-2018 chromosome 5, BIME_Dsil_1.4, whole genome shotgun sequence encodes:
- the LOC119453096 gene encoding LOW QUALITY PROTEIN: ER membrane protein complex subunit 8-like (The sequence of the model RefSeq protein was modified relative to this genomic sequence to represent the inferred CDS: inserted 2 bases in 1 codon): protein MAGGSADVQFGVRAFSKMIMHCLKYPQNAVNGVLLADERRRAGDQPSSQLHITDSVPLFHQCLGLTPMLEVALVQIDQHCKNAGLVIAGYYQANEHLRDSAPDQIALRVADKVAENFADACLVMIDNQSVSLDCDKAPVVVYGSQDGRWRERPXFALAEKTLGVTASLLRAKAYRTLADFDNHLDDIQRDWCNREINEEIARCL from the exons ATGGCCGGCGGCAGCGCCGACGTGCAATTCGGCGTCCGCGCCTTCAGCAAGATGATCATGCACTGCCTCAAGTACCCGCAGAACGCCGTCAACGGCGTGCTACTCGCCGACGAACGCCGGCGCGCGGGCGACCAGCCATCGTCGCAGCTGCACATCACCGACAGCGTGCCCCTGTTCCACCAGTGCCTAGGACTGACGCCGATGCTCGAAGTGGCGCTCGTGCAAATCGACCAGCACTGCAAGAACGCGGGCCTGGTGATCGCCGGCTACTACCAGGCCAACGAGCACCTCAGGGACTCGGCGCCGGACCAGATcgcgctgcgcgtcgccgacaaGGTGGCCGAGAACTTCGCGGACGCCTGCCTGGTGATGATCGACAACCAGTCGGTGTCGCTGGACTGCGACAAGGCGCCCGTCGTGGTGTACGGCAGTCAGGACGGCCGCTGGCGCGAGAGGCC TTTCGCGCTGGCCGAGAAGACGCTGGGCGTTACGGCGTCTTTGCTTCGGGCCAAGGCGTACCGCACGCTCGCCGACTTCGACAACCACCTGGACGACATTCAACGGGACTGGTGCAATCGCGAGATTAACGAGGAGATCGCCAGGTGTCTGTAG